A single window of Malus sylvestris chromosome 5, drMalSylv7.2, whole genome shotgun sequence DNA harbors:
- the LOC126622905 gene encoding S-protein homolog 19-like, with the protein MAASSSSLIRNSAFLLVLTFLVTVTSTTRYVGARHIDVKLTNDLGAGLNLTVHCKSIEDLGVHVLPYNGFYNFTMDLSFFEVPPHYCEFKWQNVTYPWFLIYEQSRDWNLCRNYCPWSIKQQRLCMRTSKSGAAKERCYTWGS; encoded by the coding sequence atggctgcttcttcttcttcactcaTCCGAAACAGTGCATTTCTCTTGGTTCTGACATTTCTTGTAACTGTGACCAGCACAACTAGATATGTTGGTGCACGGCATATTGATGTGAAACTGACAAATGATTTGGGTGCAGGTCTCAACCTCACTGTTCATTGCAAATCCATAGAAGATCTTGGTGTTCATGTCTTGCCTTATAACGGATTCTACAATTTCACTATGGATCTATCATTTTTTGAAGTTCCACCACACTACTGCGAATTTAAATGGCAAAATGTTACCTATCCGTGGTTCCTAATATACGAACAATCTAGAGACTGGAATTTATGCCGAAATTATTGTCCCTGGAGCATAAAACAGCAACGCCTGTGCATGAGAACCAGCAAGAGCGGGGCTGCAAAAGAGCGTTGCTACACTTGGGGTTCCTAA